A segment of the Candidatus Atribacteria bacterium genome:
TTATTTTTTGTGCTTGTGTTTTGCTTATCCTTATCCTTCTCACAAAAAAAATTACCCAGGGGATCGCTGAGATAAAATTATTAAGCCAGGTAATTCCTCACGGTATGACCGATGCCTATATTGAATTCGCCCTAATTGTCTTTGTAGGTATGTGTTTTGGAATTCTAACTAAATATATCAATAATCTTCCAAAATATACAAGCGGTTCAAATAAAAATTTAAATGAGTATATAGGCTACATTCAAACCTACAATCAATATATTTCGCAGATGGATAAAAATGAGCAAAAATCATTGTTAGATTTTTTAAAAGACACTTTAGACGAAATAAATATGAAGAACAAAGATTAATTTTCTAAAAATAATTTTATTTTTTTTTATGGGAGGAAAGCATTATGGATTACATAGATAATTTGAAAAAGTACACTACAAAACAGACCGTAAATCTCATTATGAAAGCCCTAAGCAATACTTCCGATGACAATCTTATTCGATTAACCTATGCCGCAGAAAGAATCGCTCCTAAATTCAAATCCGAAATAGGAAAAGTAAGAAAAATGTTTAAAGATAAGGCTCCCGCTTATTTTATCGCCCAAAAAGTCTTAAAAGAGATCCATCCTAATGTTCGGGACAAGATGGTATTAAATTTTATGATTAATTATATTTTATTGGGACCAAAAAATAGAGAGAATTTTGAAAAAAAAGAAGGTATCCCCTGCCCTGCTACCTTAGTTATCAGCCCCACCATGAGATGCAATCTTAGATGCGTAGGATGTTATGCCGGAGATTATTCCAAAAAAGATGACCTCCCTCTCGAATATGTAGATAAAGTCATAACTGAAGCCAAGGAAATGGGAACTTATTTCTACGTTATATCAGGCGGTGAACCTTTTATTAGAGATGATATGTTGGATATTTACAAAAAACATCATGACGCAGCCTTTATGATTTACACCAACGGAACCTTTATCGATAAACATATGGCCTTAAAACTCCAAGAATTAGGCAATGTCGCTCCGGCGATAAGCATAGAAGGATTTAAAAAGGAAACTGACCAGCGTAGAGGAAAAGGGGTATGGGGAAAAGTATTACAAGCTATGGAGAACTGCAAGGAAGCCAGACTGATTTATGGTTTTTCTATTACTCCTACTAAATACAATACTGAAATCGTCTACAGTGATGAATTGATGAAATTATTAACGGAAGAGAAAGGTTGTGTTTTTGGTTGGTGCTTCACTTACATCC
Coding sequences within it:
- a CDS encoding radical SAM protein — protein: MDYIDNLKKYTTKQTVNLIMKALSNTSDDNLIRLTYAAERIAPKFKSEIGKVRKMFKDKAPAYFIAQKVLKEIHPNVRDKMVLNFMINYILLGPKNRENFEKKEGIPCPATLVISPTMRCNLRCVGCYAGDYSKKDDLPLEYVDKVITEAKEMGTYFYVISGGEPFIRDDMLDIYKKHHDAAFMIYTNGTFIDKHMALKLQELGNVAPAISIEGFKKETDQRRGKGVWGKVLQAMENCKEARLIYGFSITPTKYNTEIVYSDELMKLLTEEKGCVFGWCFTYIPIGKDPDVNLMQTPEQRLYGWRRVNYLRNKYPVFIGDFWNDGMHVNGCIAGGRQSGYLHINVKGDYEPCVFTHCATHNVKNTSLKEALASPLFKAIRKRQPYSDNLMLPCMIIDNPKVLREVVNECNAYPTHGNAHTILTKCAEHLDQYSKAYRELSQPFWEKVYVKKEGMPKTIPEKVEEVKDLIEEIKK